In the Fibrobacter sp. UWB4 genome, GTTTAATAGCGGGCCGCTGTGCGTACTTCTTTTTGGCGTCGCGTCTTTCAAGAAGTTCAACAATGTCGCATGGGTGCGCCATGTTTCGTTTGTGATGGTGTTTGTGACGATTGTTGTAAATCTGCTTGCCTATCCGAATAGGACTTCGCTGTTTTTTAATGTCGGCTTTTTCCTCATCTTTATAAATTATTTGTACAAACGAATATCGCCAATAATAATTGCCTCCCTGCTTGTCTTTGCAATCATAGCGTTTATCTCGATAGGCAGCATTCGCGACCAGTACGGCGGTGGTTCAGTCGAGGGGAAGGCTTTGGATGTGGTTGTTGAACTGCCTTACAAGTATTTGGCGAACAATTACTGGAACTTGGACTATGTGCTGAATCCGATGAACGATCAGGAAATACATCCGCATACCTATGGGATAGATTTCTTTAGCGGCTTATTTGAATATGCAAAGTTGACGACATCGTTCAGGAACAGTTTCCGTTGGGACAATGCCTTTAACGATAGAATCCAGAAGGTTCAGGGCTTTAATACGGTGAACTACCTCTGGGATGTCTATAAGGATTTCCATTTGTTCGGTGTTATGCTCTTGCCGTTTCTGTGCGGGCTTGGCCTGACGGTACTGCATTTGCGTCTATGCAGACCATTTACTCCGCGCCAGATCCTGATGTACACTTACTTCATCTACTTTGTCGGATGGTGGTTCTTTACGTCGGGATACAAGCAGGGAATCTATTGCATCTGGGGCATGGTTATTTTTGTCGTCTCAACAATTTGTACAGAACAGCGGTGTGTGCAGGACGACAAATCGGAAAAATCCAGCCTAGCGGAGCCTGTGGTTCTTGATAAAGTAAATGAGCAGGAAGAGGCTCAGGCATAGGTCTCCGGTGAGGGTAAGCGCCGGAATGTAGTCGGCTTTTAGAATCCTTGCGCCGCCAATGCATACCGCAATATTGACGATGCCGCCGACGGTAATCATTGCGCCATAGAGCCAGGTGCGCTTTTCCTTGAGAAGTGTTGAAATCATTCCCATGCGGGTTGCCTGCAATATCAGGGAGCATGCTAAAATGCGAAGGCAGAAGCAGCTTGTGTCCAGTGCTTCGCTTGTCCATGGGGCTGCAAAGAAGATGATGCGGAGCGTGTACTGCGGCAGTAGCCAGAAGGGTGTCGTTGCGCCAATGATGAATAGGGTGAAGACGACCTGATCGCGCAGGCTAAGGATGCGGCTGTCGGTCTGGTGCAGCGTGATGAGGCTTGACGAGATGAAGTGCACCATGAGTCCTGAGGCGAGAATGACGAGCTTGTGTGAAAAGCTGTACGCCCCTAAAAATTCTGGTGTTGCAAAGTGCGCGACGGTGTAAAGGCCGGCGGG is a window encoding:
- a CDS encoding O-antigen polymerase; its protein translation is MFAWVSEYPVSSALFLVVIFCLFQSWWFKKDFFSPLNVYCFTQCITLAISYFQIDRAMSDFHLYTWGVWLFGMLSFAGGCIVARLHAKSKAIPVQVHPAVCARQYNWTYHLLLSFVVFLVFLVGVYGLYQKVGDLIIFTQNPAKWMTKYVDYGYYSLLFNSGPLCVLLFGVASFKKFNNVAWVRHVSFVMVFVTIVVNLLAYPNRTSLFFNVGFFLIFINYLYKRISPIIIASLLVFAIIAFISIGSIRDQYGGGSVEGKALDVVVELPYKYLANNYWNLDYVLNPMNDQEIHPHTYGIDFFSGLFEYAKLTTSFRNSFRWDNAFNDRIQKVQGFNTVNYLWDVYKDFHLFGVMLLPFLCGLGLTVLHLRLCRPFTPRQILMYTYFIYFVGWWFFTSGYKQGIYCIWGMVIFVVSTICTEQRCVQDDKSEKSSLAEPVVLDKVNEQEEAQA